A genomic region of Paenibacillus sp. PL2-23 contains the following coding sequences:
- a CDS encoding SMP-30/gluconolactonase/LRE family protein, giving the protein MMRKQFKSGSRAGVWTGGLMAIALTAALSLPASAEDARGAGAAAASSGGHKVSIAAEGFSQPWGLAEAKDGGLYVVQGQNGIKRWADGEPLEVTGSAEEGYLDGTAKAAAFLNPTFAVTDDKGILYIADTDNHVVRRLENGEVYTVAGNGTAGFSDGKRGEARLHAPTGLAIDAQGHIYVADTLNHVIRRIAPDGQVTTFAGKGGEEGGYLDAPVATARFNEPTGLAIDERGGLYVADTGNSVIRYIFEGRVTTYAGKETDKDELTGYMTGGYRNGAGSEALFDRPRGLAYAEGVLFVADSLNNRIRAVRSNGTVVTLAGSSSPGNEAGTGEAAGFNQPSALLYSNGVLYVSDTLNGSLKALQVDPSQPLSPVRSAADLIASTELLPPGETPQVWMDGELMAFQNGKMPFAKGEPAEFYIPVRRLLEVWGADIVWKEESRSIVATKGDWSVELFTASDKEVVLRGGSAYAAAGYLAERAGFLLAVDEEYKAVLLDSGSK; this is encoded by the coding sequence ATGATGCGAAAACAATTCAAGAGCGGCTCCCGCGCCGGTGTATGGACGGGAGGCCTAATGGCGATCGCTTTAACGGCAGCGCTAAGCCTGCCAGCCAGCGCGGAGGACGCGCGCGGCGCGGGAGCCGCAGCTGCGAGCAGCGGTGGACACAAGGTGTCCATCGCAGCCGAAGGCTTCAGCCAGCCGTGGGGGCTGGCTGAAGCAAAGGACGGAGGCTTGTATGTCGTACAGGGTCAAAACGGCATTAAGCGCTGGGCTGACGGTGAACCGTTGGAGGTGACCGGCAGTGCCGAAGAAGGCTATCTGGACGGTACGGCCAAGGCAGCCGCGTTCCTGAACCCGACGTTCGCCGTTACCGATGACAAAGGTATTCTGTATATTGCCGATACGGACAATCATGTTGTCCGCAGGCTGGAGAACGGCGAAGTGTACACCGTGGCCGGCAACGGTACGGCGGGCTTTAGCGATGGCAAGCGTGGCGAGGCTAGGCTGCATGCGCCGACAGGGCTTGCAATTGACGCTCAGGGCCACATCTACGTGGCGGACACGTTGAACCACGTTATCCGCCGCATTGCGCCGGACGGCCAGGTTACGACGTTCGCCGGGAAGGGCGGCGAAGAGGGCGGGTACCTGGACGCACCTGTGGCGACTGCACGCTTTAATGAGCCAACTGGTCTTGCGATTGACGAGCGAGGCGGTCTGTACGTAGCGGATACCGGCAACAGCGTTATACGCTATATTTTTGAGGGGCGTGTAACGACTTATGCCGGCAAGGAAACGGACAAGGATGAGCTGACCGGCTATATGACGGGCGGCTACCGCAACGGCGCTGGCAGCGAGGCGTTATTCGACCGTCCGCGAGGGCTGGCGTATGCTGAGGGAGTCCTGTTCGTCGCGGACAGCCTGAACAACCGAATTCGCGCTGTACGCTCGAATGGTACGGTGGTTACACTTGCGGGCTCCAGCTCGCCAGGCAATGAAGCGGGAACGGGCGAGGCGGCAGGCTTCAACCAGCCTTCGGCGCTGCTCTACAGTAACGGTGTGCTGTATGTCTCCGATACGTTAAACGGCTCGCTCAAGGCGCTGCAGGTTGATCCATCACAGCCGTTATCACCGGTTCGCAGCGCGGCGGATCTGATCGCCTCCACGGAGCTTCTGCCTCCGGGCGAGACGCCGCAGGTATGGATGGACGGTGAGCTGATGGCCTTCCAGAACGGGAAGATGCCATTCGCCAAGGGTGAGCCTGCCGAGTTCTACATTCCGGTGCGCAGGCTGCTGGAAGTGTGGGGCGCGGATATCGTATGGAAGGAAGAGTCGCGCTCCATTGTTGCAACAAAAGGCGATTGGAGTGTGGAGCTGTTCACCGCAAGCGATAAGGAGGTTGTCCTGAGAGGCGGCTCCGCTTATGCGGCGGCGGGCTACTTGGCCGAGCGAGCTGGCTTCCTCCTAGCGGTTGACGAGGAGTACAAGGCGGTGCTGCTGGACAGCGGCAGCAAATAG
- a CDS encoding FecR family protein, translating to MKGLRVVLVLALLLSLIGPVSALAKNTAMAGKVTAVSGKSEVKKSGGSKKFSAFKGMAIGQGDTIMTGAGAKLTMELGSDKEVVFGANTTLTVSELVKSAKAMGGKTSLSLQKGSVLIKIKQKLSGDSSFGIETPTSIMGVMGTEFTVSYEEGRSYVGVFEGGVWTRYGEDGDNEEIVEPDQELWIEKDGNGEVQDLRPESLPLVALEDFEERLQAGGGNEALLKRVQDLLAQKRAAEAEAAKREEEKQKAQKSTIIYEKATPAPAPTPVPGTGTQPTPPPPPAGAPEFDADAFYGDIYSYLLDNRTISVPFTTEIGLNVDNSSEHFNWGSVISVMRNPSSECYECSSESIEQVVVAGNELVITLDESSALNYWDYVTITIASDVLYNKNYPNDVQESEVVVQREEDTEGQLPLLSNNNEINLFVVEESDYVDCYYMVDNGQPQEGFCFFIEHNPASIEFSMTQGTLTGFTEMMFPSFLGYAENPADIIPEFSGSQQQNVTLTEDDYVWEEVEGGWKLRISNAFLYTQLNDYTESESEYYYYLVVPINITEEVILYIEVEKLYPHV from the coding sequence ATGAAGGGATTAAGAGTCGTGCTTGTGCTTGCGTTGCTGCTATCGCTTATTGGGCCAGTCTCGGCACTGGCCAAAAACACGGCGATGGCAGGCAAGGTGACCGCGGTATCGGGCAAGTCTGAGGTGAAGAAATCCGGCGGCTCCAAGAAATTCAGCGCCTTCAAGGGCATGGCGATCGGTCAGGGCGACACGATTATGACCGGCGCGGGCGCGAAGCTGACGATGGAGCTGGGAAGCGACAAGGAGGTTGTCTTTGGCGCCAATACGACGCTGACGGTGTCGGAGCTGGTGAAGAGCGCCAAGGCGATGGGCGGCAAGACAAGCCTTAGCCTGCAGAAGGGCAGCGTGCTGATCAAGATTAAGCAGAAGCTGAGCGGAGACTCCAGCTTCGGTATTGAGACGCCAACCTCTATTATGGGTGTTATGGGCACGGAATTTACGGTGTCGTACGAGGAAGGCAGAAGCTATGTCGGCGTATTCGAGGGCGGAGTATGGACCCGCTATGGCGAAGACGGTGACAATGAGGAGATTGTGGAGCCGGATCAGGAGCTCTGGATCGAGAAGGATGGCAACGGAGAGGTACAGGACCTGCGGCCGGAGAGCTTGCCGCTGGTAGCGCTGGAGGACTTCGAGGAGCGCCTGCAAGCAGGCGGAGGGAACGAAGCGCTGCTGAAGCGGGTGCAGGACTTGCTTGCGCAGAAGCGTGCGGCTGAGGCGGAAGCGGCGAAGCGCGAGGAAGAGAAGCAGAAGGCGCAGAAATCGACGATTATTTATGAGAAAGCGACCCCAGCGCCAGCGCCGACTCCAGTGCCGGGCACAGGCACACAGCCGACGCCTCCACCGCCGCCGGCAGGCGCGCCGGAGTTTGACGCGGATGCTTTTTATGGGGATATTTATTCGTACCTGCTAGATAATCGTACCATTTCAGTTCCATTTACAACGGAGATTGGTTTGAATGTGGACAATTCTTCTGAGCATTTTAATTGGGGATCGGTAATAAGTGTCATGAGAAATCCTAGTTCAGAATGCTACGAGTGTTCGTCGGAATCTATTGAGCAAGTGGTTGTCGCCGGGAATGAACTCGTTATAACTCTGGACGAGAGTAGTGCTTTGAATTACTGGGATTATGTAACCATTACTATTGCTTCAGATGTGCTATACAACAAAAACTACCCCAATGATGTGCAAGAGTCAGAGGTAGTGGTTCAACGTGAAGAGGACACCGAAGGTCAATTGCCACTGTTGTCGAACAACAATGAAATAAACTTGTTTGTTGTGGAGGAATCTGACTACGTAGATTGCTACTACATGGTGGACAATGGTCAGCCTCAGGAAGGCTTCTGCTTCTTTATCGAGCACAATCCGGCTTCAATTGAGTTTTCGATGACGCAAGGGACTTTGACAGGCTTTACTGAAATGATGTTCCCTTCATTTCTTGGCTATGCAGAAAACCCGGCTGATATTATTCCCGAGTTTAGCGGAAGCCAGCAGCAAAATGTAACGCTCACCGAAGATGATTATGTATGGGAAGAAGTGGAGGGAGGCTGGAAACTTCGCATCTCCAATGCTTTCCTATATACCCAACTGAACGATTACACAGAATCAGAATCAGAATATTATTACTATCTTGTCGTTCCAATTAATATAACGGAAGAAGTCATTCTTTATATCGAGGTAGAAAAGCTTTATCCACATGTATAA